A DNA window from Methanooceanicella nereidis contains the following coding sequences:
- a CDS encoding desulfoferrodoxin family protein, with protein MKSSGKIVLTAIILLAMYMIPLTVLANVPSVSISAPSTVSSEMPATVTVIVNHLGSGPGHFVDKVTLYDGNKMLKEWSFDSSSYKKGPTWDISYTGNFDKDANLKAIVHCNIHGDGAGTETMIVK; from the coding sequence TTGAAAAGTTCTGGAAAAATAGTGCTGACGGCAATTATCTTATTGGCCATGTATATGATACCGCTGACAGTATTGGCTAATGTGCCATCGGTATCGATAAGCGCGCCTTCTACCGTATCTAGCGAGATGCCGGCCACAGTTACCGTAATAGTAAACCATCTGGGTTCAGGTCCCGGACACTTCGTGGATAAGGTCACTCTCTATGACGGTAATAAAATGTTAAAGGAATGGAGCTTTGACAGTAGCAGCTATAAAAAAGGCCCAACATGGGATATTAGTTATACAGGCAACTTCGATAAGGACGCTAATTTAAAGGCTATAGTACATTGCAACATCCATGGCGATGGTGCCGGCACAGAGACAATGATCGTTAAATGA
- a CDS encoding Era-like GTP-binding protein: MAFIAKLKSNLSSFLSSIFKKKVSRIGIYGPPNAGKTTLANRVVTDFTGETIGTASNVPHETRRVKKRDGVTISSNGSSITLDIVDTPGLATKIDFHDFMEMGIPEEEAKKRAKEATEGVIEAIKWMDNLDGVLLVMDATQDPYTQVNVTVVGNMEARSLPMLIVANKMDLQGSSVERIKGAFPQHTVVPISALEGNNIDLLYETIAKRFG, translated from the coding sequence ATGGCATTTATAGCAAAGCTTAAGAGTAATCTATCTAGCTTTCTAAGCAGTATATTTAAGAAAAAAGTATCGCGTATAGGAATATACGGGCCGCCGAACGCGGGCAAGACGACGCTTGCCAACCGGGTAGTGACCGACTTCACGGGCGAGACCATCGGAACAGCGTCAAACGTGCCACATGAGACCAGAAGGGTCAAGAAGCGTGACGGCGTGACAATATCGAGCAACGGCTCCTCCATAACGCTGGACATCGTCGACACTCCGGGGCTTGCCACTAAGATAGACTTCCATGATTTTATGGAGATGGGCATACCGGAAGAAGAGGCGAAAAAAAGGGCAAAAGAGGCTACCGAAGGAGTCATAGAGGCTATAAAGTGGATGGATAACCTTGACGGCGTCCTGCTTGTCATGGACGCGACGCAGGATCCGTATACTCAGGTCAACGTCACCGTCGTCGGCAATATGGAGGCAAGAAGCCTTCCGATGCTCATAGTCGCCAATAAAATGGACCTCCAGGGTTCCTCGGTGGAGCGTATCAAGGGCGCATTCCCTCAGCATACGGTCGTACCGATATCTGCGCTGGAAGGCAACAATATTGATCTTTTGTACGAGACCATAGCGAAGAGATTCGGGTGA
- a CDS encoding Zn-ribbon domain-containing protein produces the protein MPHKCMDCKNIIESGSMDLEKGCPVCGCKKFQYIRPKKEPKKAKQTVAEFVTEAASAEPAPTEAQPEAPPVTPLEDIIDVIKPPSPTKNKNEAADKKSEFDRIDSVRILEKGSYEINLPILLNRKELVMSKEEGNYIVDLPSALKTSKKKRK, from the coding sequence ATGCCCCATAAATGCATGGACTGTAAAAATATCATAGAATCAGGCTCGATGGACCTTGAAAAAGGCTGTCCTGTATGCGGTTGTAAAAAATTCCAGTACATCAGGCCGAAAAAGGAACCCAAAAAAGCAAAGCAAACGGTTGCAGAGTTTGTGACCGAAGCCGCTTCCGCAGAGCCTGCCCCGACTGAGGCTCAGCCAGAGGCTCCGCCCGTCACGCCACTGGAAGATATCATAGACGTCATTAAGCCGCCCTCACCCACAAAAAATAAAAACGAGGCCGCTGACAAGAAGTCCGAATTCGATAGGATCGACAGTGTACGCATTCTGGAAAAAGGCAGCTATGAGATCAACCTTCCGATACTATTGAACAGAAAAGAGCTTGTTATGTCCAAGGAAGAGGGTAACTACATAGTAGACCTGCCGTCCGCGCTAAAGACCTCTAAAAAGAAGCGCAAATGA
- a CDS encoding CDP-2,3-bis-(O-geranylgeranyl)-sn-glycerol synthase, translated as MLPAYIANPAAALFGGGKPVDLGKKFRDDRRILGDGKTYRGFIMGSMIGASVGALQLVIAPHIAPCFAEYVDPEAFTSISYLALITLPVGALIGDMAKSFIKRRMGYERGQMLPLADQLDFVIGAWILTYIVDPSWMLANFTIGIIITVLLITPILHLSTNIIGFKIGAKKEPW; from the coding sequence ATGCTTCCAGCCTATATAGCAAACCCCGCGGCAGCTTTATTCGGCGGTGGCAAGCCCGTCGACCTCGGAAAAAAATTCCGGGACGATCGACGTATACTAGGAGACGGTAAGACCTACAGGGGTTTTATTATGGGCTCTATGATAGGGGCTTCGGTAGGAGCCTTACAACTGGTCATTGCCCCCCATATCGCGCCGTGCTTTGCAGAATACGTTGACCCCGAAGCATTTACCAGCATATCGTACCTAGCATTGATAACGTTGCCAGTGGGTGCGCTGATAGGCGATATGGCAAAGAGTTTCATCAAAAGGCGCATGGGATATGAAAGAGGGCAGATGCTCCCGCTTGCCGACCAGCTTGATTTTGTCATCGGAGCATGGATACTGACGTATATTGTAGACCCGTCATGGATGCTGGCTAATTTCACCATAGGGATAATCATCACAGTGCTCTTGATCACTCCGATACTACACCTGTCGACCAATATTATCGGCTTCAAGATCGGCGCGAAAAAGGAACCCTGGTAA
- the pyrE gene encoding orotate phosphoribosyltransferase, with translation MDIGLVEMLKETGAVKFGDFTLSSGRKSKYYVDKYIFETNPKCLEAIGERIAKMIPGGSKRLAGIEIGSIPLAAIASVKSGMPFVIVRKEKKGYGTNKLVEGVFEQGDKVFVVEDVVTTAKGALGAVHALREAGLVVDTVVCVVDREEGGRENLEKEGIKVLSLVKSSELLGYKP, from the coding sequence ATGGACATCGGACTCGTTGAAATGCTGAAAGAGACCGGAGCCGTGAAGTTCGGTGATTTCACGCTTTCCTCCGGCAGAAAGAGTAAATATTACGTTGATAAGTACATTTTTGAGACAAACCCTAAATGCCTTGAGGCTATCGGAGAACGCATAGCGAAGATGATACCCGGGGGATCCAAAAGGCTCGCGGGCATAGAGATCGGCTCGATACCGCTCGCGGCGATCGCCAGCGTAAAAAGCGGCATGCCGTTTGTCATAGTCAGGAAAGAGAAGAAAGGCTACGGCACTAACAAGCTCGTAGAGGGCGTTTTCGAACAGGGCGATAAGGTCTTCGTCGTGGAGGACGTCGTTACGACAGCAAAGGGTGCGCTCGGCGCTGTCCACGCATTAAGGGAAGCGGGACTTGTGGTCGATACCGTAGTTTGTGTCGTCGACAGGGAAGAAGGCGGCCGGGAAAACCTGGAAAAAGAGGGTATAAAGGTCCTGTCCCTTGTTAAGTCCAGCGAACTTCTGGGTTATAAGCCCTGA
- a CDS encoding CBS domain-containing protein, producing the protein METDLPVSDVMSRRLITADVSETADRLGSIMSEAKVGCIIITKGARPVGIVTERDIVVKIVSKNLLPSTVVAEDIMSRPLITITPDKSVELASREMSRRRIRRLPVVQGNKLIGLVSDSDLMMVSSELSEILRDLIRQNNPQGEFSEESEEVMETRNPTTFIQGICEVCQKFQESLEYIDGKYVCSSCREDLPFYQ; encoded by the coding sequence ATGGAGACCGATTTACCCGTTAGCGACGTCATGTCGCGAAGGCTCATAACAGCCGATGTTTCTGAAACTGCGGACAGGCTTGGCAGCATAATGTCCGAAGCTAAAGTGGGGTGTATTATCATCACTAAGGGCGCGCGGCCAGTAGGAATAGTCACCGAGCGCGACATTGTCGTAAAGATCGTATCAAAGAATCTTCTTCCTTCTACAGTCGTAGCCGAGGACATTATGTCCCGGCCCCTGATCACTATCACACCGGACAAGAGCGTTGAGCTTGCGTCAAGGGAAATGTCCAGGCGCAGGATCCGCAGGCTCCCTGTGGTGCAGGGTAACAAATTGATCGGGCTAGTATCCGATTCTGACCTAATGATGGTATCATCAGAGCTTAGCGAGATACTGAGAGACCTTATCAGGCAAAATAATCCCCAGGGAGAATTTTCAGAGGAATCGGAAGAAGTGATGGAGACGAGAAACCCCACTACTTTTATCCAGGGCATATGCGAGGTTTGCCAGAAGTTCCAGGAGTCCCTGGAATACATCGACGGTAAGTACGTATGCTCGAGCTGCAGGGAAGATCTCCCATTCTATCAATAA
- the pyrH gene encoding UMP kinase, with protein MKIVIKVGGSAIAPDLDSKRFKAYAKVIKTLAKDHTVLIVVGGGTPARDYINVSRELKANNSLQDYIGIGVSRLNARLLISALEDYAYPEPPYDYQEAGLAMYSGKVVIMGGVVPGQTTDAVAAILAEYVHADLLIRTTSVDGVYTADPKLDPKAKKIDRMTPQELVDMVTKIEMTAGANNIFDPLGAQIVKRSKIPTIVVNGKDPKNLLDAVAGNRIGTLIKGDK; from the coding sequence ATGAAGATCGTCATTAAAGTCGGCGGCTCCGCGATAGCCCCGGACCTCGATTCAAAGAGGTTTAAAGCATATGCGAAGGTCATAAAGACTCTCGCGAAGGACCATACTGTTCTCATCGTGGTGGGCGGAGGGACACCGGCGAGAGATTATATCAATGTTTCACGTGAGTTAAAGGCTAATAATTCACTACAGGACTATATCGGCATAGGAGTATCAAGGCTTAACGCAAGGCTGTTGATATCGGCCCTCGAGGACTATGCGTACCCGGAACCTCCCTACGACTATCAGGAAGCGGGTCTTGCGATGTATTCCGGTAAAGTCGTCATTATGGGCGGCGTAGTGCCCGGCCAGACAACCGATGCCGTCGCAGCGATCCTCGCGGAATATGTCCACGCCGACCTTTTAATAAGGACTACGTCGGTCGATGGAGTGTATACGGCCGACCCCAAACTGGACCCGAAGGCGAAAAAGATCGACAGGATGACGCCTCAGGAACTGGTCGACATGGTCACCAAGATAGAGATGACCGCAGGAGCGAACAATATTTTCGACCCGCTGGGAGCCCAGATAGTAAAAAGATCTAAGATCCCGACCATAGTCGTTAACGGAAAAGATCCGAAGAACTTGCTGGACGCGGTCGCAGGCAATCGTATAGGTACACTTATAAAAGGAGATAAATAA
- a CDS encoding DUF2073 domain-containing protein has translation MSDEVQINIISANRMQSMNTMEKIRLILDDVMNGHIVILEKGLDPMEEAKLIEFTMIQIRNDVFSGIEIQSYPRDQKKSAIGKLFGKDPDSRMTVIGPANRLKSIKKEKDIISALIA, from the coding sequence ATGTCGGATGAGGTTCAGATAAACATCATATCAGCAAACAGGATGCAGTCGATGAACACAATGGAAAAGATAAGGCTTATCCTGGATGACGTCATGAACGGCCATATCGTAATACTCGAAAAAGGCCTCGACCCGATGGAAGAAGCAAAGCTCATCGAGTTCACGATGATACAGATACGTAACGACGTATTCTCCGGCATCGAGATACAGAGCTATCCGCGCGACCAGAAAAAGTCGGCGATAGGAAAATTGTTCGGTAAAGACCCCGATTCTCGCATGACCGTCATAGGCCCGGCAAATCGTTTAAAGAGCATAAAGAAAGAAAAAGATATCATCTCTGCCCTTATAGCATAA
- the purD gene encoding phosphoribosylamine--glycine ligase, with translation MKILVVGSGGREHAIAEALARSKYSPKIYAVMGNLNPGIKKLSADYLLEKETNVPAVVRFAEENKVDFAIIGPESPLAAGLADALDDVGIPAVGPKKLAAQIEFDKAWTREFMARNKIKGLPTFKVYSDYDDACRYLKDNPDIVVKPAGLTGGKGVKVMGDHMTTVAEACEYAAEVLKKDKVVIEEKLVGEEVTIQAFVDGEHIAPMPTVQDHKRAFEDDKGPNTGGMGSYTDNIELLPFMTLDDYNEALEIMKATVRAIKKDTGVEYKGILYGQFMITKNGMKVVEFNARFGDPEAMNVLSLLKTDFVDICESIIDGSLDKMDIEFERQATVCKYVVPAGYPDSPVKDSPLEVVERPEYKVYYASVNERDGKVYTTSSRSLAIVGMADRIADAEKLAEMGLSNVHGKFHCRHDIGKETLIRKRIEHMEAIRGR, from the coding sequence ATGAAGATCCTTGTAGTTGGTTCGGGAGGCAGAGAGCATGCGATCGCCGAGGCGCTCGCCAGGAGCAAGTATTCCCCGAAGATATATGCAGTGATGGGAAACTTGAACCCGGGGATAAAAAAGCTTTCAGCTGACTATCTGCTTGAGAAAGAAACGAACGTGCCGGCAGTCGTAAGATTCGCCGAAGAGAATAAAGTGGATTTTGCCATCATAGGCCCGGAATCGCCTCTGGCGGCCGGCCTTGCCGACGCTCTGGACGATGTCGGGATACCGGCAGTAGGCCCCAAAAAGCTCGCAGCCCAGATCGAGTTCGATAAGGCATGGACAAGGGAGTTCATGGCCAGGAACAAAATAAAAGGCCTGCCGACATTCAAGGTCTACAGCGATTATGACGACGCCTGCAGGTACCTGAAGGATAATCCGGACATAGTCGTAAAACCCGCAGGATTGACCGGAGGCAAAGGAGTCAAGGTCATGGGAGACCATATGACGACCGTGGCGGAAGCCTGCGAGTATGCGGCGGAAGTGCTGAAAAAGGATAAAGTCGTGATAGAGGAAAAGCTCGTAGGCGAAGAAGTTACCATACAGGCTTTCGTCGACGGCGAGCACATAGCCCCTATGCCCACGGTGCAGGATCATAAGAGAGCGTTCGAGGACGATAAAGGTCCCAACACGGGAGGCATGGGATCCTATACGGATAATATTGAGCTCCTGCCGTTCATGACTCTCGACGACTACAATGAGGCGCTTGAGATAATGAAAGCCACTGTAAGGGCTATCAAGAAGGATACCGGGGTGGAATATAAAGGAATACTATACGGCCAGTTCATGATCACGAAGAACGGCATGAAAGTCGTAGAGTTCAACGCCAGGTTCGGCGACCCGGAAGCGATGAACGTCCTGTCGCTGCTTAAGACCGATTTTGTCGATATATGCGAGTCTATCATAGACGGCTCTCTTGATAAGATGGACATCGAGTTCGAGAGGCAGGCCACCGTATGCAAATACGTGGTACCCGCAGGATATCCTGACTCGCCCGTAAAAGATTCGCCTCTTGAAGTGGTGGAAAGGCCTGAGTATAAGGTTTACTATGCCAGCGTTAACGAAAGAGACGGTAAAGTATATACGACATCATCCAGGTCGCTTGCTATCGTCGGGATGGCGGACAGGATCGCCGATGCGGAAAAACTTGCGGAGATGGGGCTATCAAACGTTCATGGCAAGTTCCATTGCAGGCATGACATCGGGAAAGAGACTCTCATCAGAAAAAGGATAGAGCACATGGAAGCCATTAGAGGAAGATAA
- a CDS encoding NAD(P)/FAD-dependent oxidoreductase: MSSSDRIIFIGAGGLGLTAAFNLARKNPDLKIIVFSRETTVAYSQCGMPFVLDGKIPGFDNLILYNPEVFKDLGLDVRTGTGIASIDTDRKSVTTDKGEEVHYDKLVIGTGTVPFVPPIPGTGLRGVHRLINLDDGRSILKSISSSKNAVIIGGGPIGLETAPAFLDRGINLTIIERMPQLLPSSLDPDMAVLLEEYLISKGARVMTGKGVSSINGAERVESVTVDGETIPADMVLLSAGVRPNVELARKAGFEIGPAGGIVVDPYFRVKMNNLILDDVFAAGDCAEVISAITNKPMLCAVGSVANRQASYLTDQLLGKGAPYGPVICPTVCVVGDLHIGSVGLNSRACESMGIKPISFKATGNTRARYYPGGKKINIKLISDGERIVGGQVIGEEGVHGRINTLSLGIKKGITPIELADMETCYAPPVSPMIDPMTYAAEMLALRCARKK, translated from the coding sequence ATGTCATCATCGGACAGGATCATTTTCATAGGCGCAGGCGGCCTTGGCCTTACTGCAGCGTTCAACCTTGCGAGAAAAAACCCCGACCTTAAAATAATTGTTTTTTCCAGGGAAACGACGGTAGCATACAGCCAGTGCGGGATGCCTTTCGTTCTTGACGGGAAGATACCCGGTTTTGACAATCTCATATTATACAACCCGGAGGTATTCAAAGACCTCGGCCTTGACGTCCGCACAGGCACGGGCATAGCGTCTATCGACACCGACAGGAAATCCGTTACGACCGATAAGGGTGAGGAAGTCCACTACGATAAGCTTGTGATCGGGACGGGCACGGTACCATTCGTGCCTCCGATACCGGGTACGGGGCTGAGAGGCGTACACCGTTTGATAAACCTGGATGACGGGCGCTCCATACTGAAAAGCATATCTTCATCAAAAAATGCCGTGATAATCGGCGGAGGACCTATAGGTCTTGAGACAGCTCCTGCTTTTTTAGACCGGGGAATCAACCTGACTATTATCGAGCGTATGCCGCAGCTACTTCCGTCGTCGCTGGATCCCGATATGGCGGTATTGCTGGAAGAATATCTTATAAGTAAAGGCGCGCGCGTGATGACCGGAAAAGGTGTCAGTTCCATAAACGGTGCGGAAAGGGTCGAATCCGTCACCGTGGACGGCGAGACAATTCCCGCGGACATGGTGCTTTTAAGCGCCGGTGTCAGGCCGAACGTAGAACTTGCCAGAAAGGCCGGCTTTGAGATCGGGCCTGCGGGCGGTATTGTCGTCGACCCGTATTTCCGGGTAAAGATGAATAACCTGATACTCGATGATGTCTTTGCCGCAGGCGATTGCGCGGAGGTCATAAGCGCGATAACTAATAAGCCGATGCTGTGCGCCGTAGGGAGCGTCGCGAACAGGCAGGCAAGCTACCTGACGGACCAGCTTTTAGGAAAGGGGGCGCCTTACGGGCCTGTTATTTGTCCAACAGTTTGTGTCGTGGGAGACCTGCACATAGGCAGCGTAGGCTTAAACAGCCGGGCATGCGAGTCTATGGGGATAAAGCCAATATCATTTAAGGCTACAGGAAACACCCGTGCAAGATACTACCCGGGCGGAAAAAAGATAAATATCAAGCTGATCTCTGACGGAGAGAGAATAGTCGGCGGCCAGGTGATCGGCGAGGAGGGCGTCCACGGAAGGATAAACACTCTGTCGCTGGGTATCAAGAAAGGCATAACGCCAATAGAGCTTGCCGACATGGAGACGTGCTATGCGCCGCCTGTCTCGCCTATGATAGACCCGATGACATATGCCGCGGAAATGCTCGCGTTAAGATGCGCCAGGAAAAAATAA
- a CDS encoding hydrogenase maturation protease, with the protein MTKTIKILGCGNALVGDDGVGIRVIEKLQEMDLPENVECIDAGVGGLNILSWIEDADKVVIIDAVQTGNEPAGTIYRFTDKELPPSGMFMLSLHDLNLVDTINVGRMVQKMPSEIIIYGVEVKRLIEFTKELTPEVEAAIPELIELVLEEIKK; encoded by the coding sequence ATGACAAAAACCATTAAGATACTTGGATGCGGCAACGCGCTCGTAGGTGACGACGGAGTCGGTATACGGGTGATAGAGAAGCTACAGGAGATGGACCTGCCCGAGAACGTGGAGTGCATCGACGCGGGCGTAGGGGGACTTAACATCCTTAGCTGGATAGAGGATGCCGATAAAGTTGTCATAATAGACGCGGTCCAGACCGGGAACGAACCTGCGGGTACGATATACCGGTTTACTGACAAAGAGCTTCCGCCTTCGGGCATGTTCATGCTTTCCCTTCACGACCTCAACCTTGTCGATACTATAAATGTCGGCAGGATGGTCCAGAAGATGCCGTCGGAGATAATCATTTACGGCGTCGAAGTAAAGCGCCTGATCGAGTTCACTAAGGAGCTTACCCCTGAAGTTGAGGCCGCCATACCTGAACTGATCGAGCTGGTGCTGGAAGAGATCAAAAAGTAA
- a CDS encoding CBS domain-containing protein — translation MMIVEDMMSVNPVSINGNEFVTRARELMREYGYQSLPVVDDDKKIEGMITIQDVIKVTSTRSNVTVKGFIRRNVPTVTRSTGLAAAARTLLGTDEGRVPVVDDNGRLIGLLSIVDIFQGIGDLELQDEPVKNYMTKKVLVCEPEENVSRVWLNMIEREITGFPVVSKDMEVIGMVTREDIMKRGYARIERESERGHMTSTTVQKIMTTPPVTVNEDDSIKKVAKIFIERNIGRVPVVRDNKIVGIIDRFDIIRACRRPMLVD, via the coding sequence ATGATGATAGTCGAAGATATGATGTCCGTAAACCCGGTATCGATAAATGGCAATGAGTTCGTGACGAGGGCCAGGGAGCTGATGAGGGAATACGGCTACCAGAGCTTGCCTGTCGTTGACGATGATAAAAAAATCGAGGGCATGATAACCATCCAGGACGTGATCAAGGTGACATCGACCAGATCGAATGTCACGGTCAAAGGGTTCATAAGGCGAAATGTCCCCACGGTGACTCGTTCAACAGGCCTTGCCGCTGCTGCCAGGACATTGCTGGGCACGGATGAGGGCAGAGTCCCGGTAGTTGACGATAATGGACGCCTTATCGGCCTTTTAAGCATTGTCGACATTTTTCAGGGCATAGGGGACCTGGAGTTACAGGATGAGCCCGTGAAGAACTATATGACAAAAAAAGTCCTGGTCTGCGAGCCTGAAGAAAACGTGTCGCGCGTATGGCTGAACATGATAGAGCGCGAGATAACCGGATTTCCCGTCGTAAGTAAAGATATGGAAGTTATAGGCATGGTCACGCGTGAGGATATTATGAAGCGGGGCTATGCCAGGATAGAGCGCGAGAGCGAAAGAGGTCACATGACATCCACTACGGTCCAAAAGATCATGACGACGCCCCCGGTGACCGTGAACGAGGATGACAGCATAAAAAAGGTGGCGAAGATATTCATCGAAAGAAATATCGGCAGGGTCCCGGTCGTAAGGGATAACAAGATCGTGGGCATAATCGACAGGTTTGATATCATAAGAGCTTGCAGGAGGCCGATGCTGGTTGACTAG